One window from the genome of Gadus macrocephalus chromosome 7, ASM3116895v1 encodes:
- the LOC132461024 gene encoding LOW QUALITY PROTEIN: E3 ubiquitin-protein ligase TRIM35-like (The sequence of the model RefSeq protein was modified relative to this genomic sequence to represent the inferred CDS: inserted 1 base in 1 codon), translating to MAYKSCLVDDLSCSVCCDIFNDPVILSCSHSFCKGCLQSWWMRNQEQQCPLCKRRSSKTEPPRNIALKNLSEAFQRENADLCTLHGEKLKLFCLDDLETACVICRHSEKHANHRFLPVDEAALIHREEIQKLMKPQKEKLNDFVETKRKCEDMAADINVQIAHNKRRIQKEFEKLHQLLQDEEKSRITALRGEEQFVQQKMNKEIEVWSKQIEIISHTVTETELQLGAGDISFLKKFKATREKTAQPRPSPALPEGAQLDVAKHLGNLAYAVWKKLEEHVSYSPVILDPNTAGPDLHLSEDLTSVRRGARQQLPKNNQRXEYGMLGSESLESGIHTKASRPNFYMGGK from the exons ATGGCGTACAAATCATGCCTAGTGGACGATCTGTCCTGTTCTGTTTGTTGTGACATCTTTAACGACCCTGTTATCCTATCGTGTAGTCACAGTTTCTGCAAGGGCTGTTTGCAGAGTTGGTGGATGCGAAACCAGGAACAGCAGTGTCCACTTTGCAAGAGGAGATCTTCAAAGACCGAACCACCCAGGAACATCGCTCTGAAGAACCTGTCGGAGGCCTTTCAGCGGGAGAACGCGGATCTCTGCACTCTGCACGGTGAGAAACTCAAGCTCTTCTGTCTCGATGACCTGGAGACGGCGTGTGTCATCTGTCGACACTCTGAAAAACATGCTAACCACAGATTCCTTCCTGTGGATGAAGCTGCCCTGATCCACAGGGAAGAAATTCAGAAATTAATGAAACCCCAGAAGGAGAAGTTAAACGACTTCGTTGAGACCAAGAGAAAGTGTGAGGACATGGCAGCAGACATTAATGTCCAGATCGCGCACAACAAGAGACGGATTCAAAAGGAGTTTGAGAAGCTTCACCAGCTTCTCCAAGATGAAGAGAAGTCCAGGATCACTGCGCTGAGAGGCGAAGAGCAGTTTGTTCAGCAGAAGATGAACAAGGAGATTGAGGTGTGGTCGAAGCAGATAGAAATAATTTCACACACAGTCACCGAGACGGAGCTGCAGCTGGGGGCTGGAGACATTTCCTTCCTGAAGAAGTTCAAGGCTACAAGAGAGAAAACAGCTCAGCCCCGACCCTCGCCAGCACTACCCGAGGGAGCGCAGCTGGACGTGGCCAAACACCTGGGCAACCTGGCCTACGCAGTCTGGAAGAAGCTGGAGGAGCACGTCTCCTACTCTCCTGTGATCCTGGACCCCAACACCGCCGGCCCCGATCTCCACCTGTCTGAGGACCTGACCAGCGTGAGACGTGGAGCGAGACAGCAGCTCCCTAAGAACAATCAGA CGGAATATGGCATGCTGGGATCTGAGTCCCTTGAATCAGGAATCCACACCAAGGCCTCCAGGCCCAATTTTTATATGGGGGGAAAGTAG
- the LOC132461016 gene encoding E3 ubiquitin-protein ligase TRIM35-like, protein MAYTSSLVDDLSCSVCCDIFKDPVILTCSHSFCKGCLQTWWTQNQEQNCPLCKRRSSRTDPPRNIALENLSEAFQQENADLCPLHGEKLKLFCLDDWETACLICRHSEKHANHRFLPVEEAALSRRKEMKKLLKPQKEKLNDFVETKRKCEDIAAHIDVQTAHTERRIQKEFEKLHQFLKDEEKSRITALRGEKKLKGQKMKKEIEELSKRIETISHTVTETEQQLVAGDISFLKKFKATREKVAQPQPSPSLPEGALLDVAKHLGNLAYAVWKKLEENVSYSPVILDPNTAGPDLHLSEDLTSVRCGARQQLPENPERLKYGMLGSESLDSGTCEVEVGDSAQWELGVIFFLRRSSVVHYCKIGLHNGRYRSESSHQSGEWVDLPAKQKLQRIRMKWGPTTEVSFSDPKTNQTIHSWKKTISLEKSKVLPFINSSDSVPLKVSPGKEL, encoded by the coding sequence ATGGCGTACACATCCTCCCTAGTTGACGATCTGTCCTGTTCGGTTTGCTGTGACATCTTTAAAGACCCTGTTATCCTAACGTGTAGTCACAGTTTCTGCAAAGGCTGTCTACAGACATGGTGGACGCAAAACCAGGAACAGAACTGTCCACTTTGCAAGAGGAGATCTTCAAGGACCGATCCACCCAGGAACATTGCCCTGGAGAACCTGTCGGAGGCCTTCCAGCAGGAGAACGCGGATCTCTGCCCTCTGCACGGTGAGAAACTCAAGCTCTTCTGTCTCGATGACTGGGAGACGGCGTGTCTCATCTGTCGACATTCTGAAAAACACGCCAACCACAGATTCCTTCCTGTGGAGGAAGCTGCCCTGAGCCGCAGAAAAGAAATGAAGAAATTACTAAAACCCCAGAAGGAGAAGTTAAACGACTTTGTTGAGACCAAGAGAAAGTGTGAGGACATAGCAGCGCACATTGATGTCCAGACCGCGCACACCGAGAGACGGATTCAAAAGGAGTTTGAGAAGCTTCACCAGTTTCTCAAAGATGAAGAGAAGTCCAGGATCACTGCGCTGAGAGGCGAAAAGAAGTTGAAAGGTcagaagatgaagaaggagaTTGAGGAGCTGTCGAAGCGGATAGAAACCATTTCGCACACAGTCACCGAGACGGAGCAGCAGCTGGTGGCTGGAGACATTTCCTTCCTGAAGAAGTTCAAGGCTACAAGAGAGAAAGTAGCCCAGCCCCAACCCTCGCCATCTCTACCCGAGGGAGCGCTGCTGGACGTGGCCAAACACCTAGGCAACCTGGCCTACGCAGTCTGGAAGAAGCTGGAGGAGAACGTCTCCTACTCTCCTGTGATCCTGGACCCCAACACCGCTGGCCCCGATCTCCACCTGTCTGAGGACCTGACCAGCGTGAGATGTGGAGCGAGACAGCAGCTCCCTGAGAACCCAGAGAGGCTGAAGTATGGCATGCTGGGATCTGAGTCACTTGATTCAGGGACCTGTGAGGTAGAGGTGGGAGACAGTGCTCAGTGGGAGCTGGGTGTAATATTTTTTCTTCGCCGCAGCAGTGTTGTTCATTATTGTAAGATAGGATTACATAACGGTAGATACAGATCAGAATCATCACATCAATCTGGAGAATGGGTTGATCTCCCAGCGAAGCAGAAGTTACAGAGGATCAGAATGAAGTGGGGTCCGACCACTGAAGTATCCTTCAGTGATCCTAAAACCAACCAGACAATCCACTCATGGAAGAAGACCATATCATTGGAGAAATCGAAGGTTTTACCATTCATCAATTCCAGTGATTCAGTTCCTTTGAAGGTTTCCCCAGGGAAGGAGCTGTAA